The Leptospira wolbachii serovar Codice str. CDC genome segment AAATTAATTCGATACACTCCCCCAACCTCACCCACTCCCATCCCTTCGGAATCGCAAATGGCTTCTCCTCTTCCTTTACGGGTGGCAGTGCCTCACTCTTTTTGACCTTCCCTTCCGCCACCAAACGTGCCTTCCCTGCTTGGATCTCTTTTAAAAGTTCACTCGCGGGTGGGTCGTTTGGATCTTGCGGAACCAACTTCCCCTGCATAGCAAGTGTTAGGATGAGTTCGCGGAGTTTTCTGATTCCGTTTGGGTGTTCGAGGGCTGTGTCAAAATGGGTTTGGAGGAGTGGGTTCATGGGGAGACCTCCCAGTGTCCGCCTTTGTCGGGTCCGATGCGTTTGATTTTGCCTTCGGATTGCAAGGTTTTTAAGTTTTTCTCTACTGCTCTGGTAGTAAGTCCAGTTTCACTCGCTAAATCGGATATCGTGGCTCCTGGATGATTACGCAGGAACTTCGCAATTTTCTCCGAACTTTTCTCCGAACTTTTCTCCGAACTTTTCTCCGAACTTTTCTCCGAACTTTTCTCCGAACTTTTCTCCGAACTTTTCTCCGAACTTTTCTCCGACATCGGGAAGGTGATTCGGAGAAAATTGGCACTAAAATGGAAATGCTCTCTGGGATAAGTTTGGAGAATTCTGGGTAAACCTGATCCGAGAAACTCAACGATTCCCAAATCTTTAAAAACACGCATCAAAACTTTGTTGCGGGGTTTGGAGTAACCTTGAAAGAATTCGTCCTGTTCCTTTCCTGGTGAGACGATTCCCGCGGAGGTGATTTCCAATCGGTCGGAGAAAATTTCAAATTTGGGAACTAGTTCGCCCGCATAATCGTTGTGAACAATGGCATTGATGATCGCCTCACGTAAGGGAACGATTTCCCATAACGGTGTATCGATTCTTTCCTTTCCTGTGATTTCTGTTTGGATCCGATTTTCAAGTTCCAATTTGTCCAAAACCATCTTGCAGGTTTTTACGAGACATACTCTACCATACTCTTTGGATTCGATCAGTTCGACTCGGTCTTTGCCCGCATACTTAGCAACTTGCACCGAATTTCCATTTTCATCAGACAGTAAGTATGCGGCATAATTAAGTTTTCCATCTTCATCCAATAGTTCTAGGTTGGATAAAAATTGATCGCCGAGCGTAAGTTTGTGTTCTTGGTAATAAATTTTAAGCTGTTCAAAACGAAGGTCTTGTCTGGGAGATCTGATTTTCGTAAGAGAAGGATTCAGTCTTTTTTTAAGTAGTTCCTCTATCATTCGAGTCGGCATAGATTCCGTCGCATTGCCCACTCGGATAAAACAGCCGGCCTCGGAGAGTCCCGCCTTTTTTAAGTAATACGGTTTTTCTGGGCCAGAGGCCACATTGATTTTTAAAACATCCAATCCATCTCTACTTTCATGGATTAAATCAAACAAACCAAGGATAGATGGCAAAATGTTATTCTTTAACCGATCTTTTACCTTCAATTGTGTTTCATCAAATTGCGAAAGACCTAAAGCTTGATGAGTTTTGTCATCAATTCCCAAATAAAGAATTCCACCATCTTTAGAATTGAGAAAACTGATGACCACTTTCTCTAAGCTATCATTCAATTCCCTTTTGTACTCAATCCGATTCGATTCCATCAAAAATCTATTGGTTCCCCAATGCTAACATCAGCTCTTGTTTCAGCTTGTCTCTAACCTTGTTTAGATCAGCAGAAATTTCTTCATACTCACGCGCGAGTTCCTCTGGATCACGGTGCACTACATCCACCACATGCGGATTTTTAAAATCCAGATTATAATTACGAGCCGCGATGTCTTTAGCACTCACCTTCCAGGCAAATTCCGTTTCTTTTCGTTTGTTCCACCATTTTTTCTCGAGGTCAAATTCCGCAATCGTCAAAGGTTTTGAACGTGAATACGATTTGTACCCAGATGGATACGGGTGTTCAAAAAACCAAACCTGTTTGGTGGGACCTCCCTTTTCAATAAAAAGAAGGTTGGTATTGATCCCCGTATATGGGCTAAACACACCTTTGGGAAGGCGCACAATTGTATGTAAGTTAAATTCTTCGAGTAACTCTCGTTTGAGATTGGTTTTCGTACCTTCTCCAAACAAAAATCCATCAGGTAACACCACTGCCGCACGACCCGTATCATGTTTGAGTAGGTGCATGATGAGAGCCATAAACAAATCAGCAGTTTCCCGGGTTTGGTATTTTTTAGGAAAATTATTCTCAATTCCATCCTCTTCCATTCCGCCAAACGGAGGATTGGTGATGATAATATCTACTCGATCTTTTGGAGAATAATCTTTTAAGGGACGACTGAGCGTATTGTCATGAAGAATATTTGTCGGAACTTCAATCCCGTGAAGCATCATATTGGTAAGTGCCAACATATGCGGAAGTGGCTTTTTCTCAACACCATGGATGGTCGTCTGCAAAACCTGTTTGTCTTTAGGTGATTTGACCTGCTTTTTTAAATGTTCGATGGATGTGGTAAGAAACCCGCCAGTCCCACAAGCCGGATCCAAAATCGATTCACCGAGTTTGGGATCGATGATGTCCACCATAAACTGAGTTACAGCTCTTGGAGTATAGTATTCACCAGCATTCCCTGCCGATTGCAAATCAGCCAGAATCTTTTCATAAATATCATTGAACAAATGTCTGTCGGTGGAGTTATTAAAGTCCAAATCTTCTTCAATGGTGTTGATCACCTGTCGAAGTAAGGTGCCCGATTTCATATAGTTGTAAGCATCTTCAAAAACACTACCAACCACTCTTCCTTGCGCGCTCACACCAGCCTGTGTTGCCAGTTTCTTTAATGCCGGGAAAAGATTGTTATTCACAAAATCAATGAGTTCTTCCCCAGTCATCCCTTCGGAATTGGAAGCCCAGTTACTCCACTGAAAGCGCGAGGCAAGTGGGGATTTATAATCTTTGAGGGTCAGTTTCCATTCTTTTTCTTTGTCATCAAAAATCTTTAAAAAGAGTAACCATACCATCTGGCTGATTCGTTGAGCATCTCCGTCGACACCCACGTCTTTTCGCATAATATCTTGAATCGATTTGATTAAGGTTCCGATTGCCATACTGTCTAAATCAATCCTTGTTTACGCTGTCTCAAGGTACAGTGCATTTTCTAACGATGTAATGGCTTCATTGTATTTTTCTAATCCACCAAAATGGGATATAATTTCCATCGGTGTACCAAATTCTGTAAAAGGGTTGATGGTGAGAATTTGTGTTTCCTCGATCTGAACCACACCCGAATCGGCATACTTATCAAGAAGCGCATC includes the following:
- a CDS encoding type I restriction-modification system subunit M, whose product is MAIGTLIKSIQDIMRKDVGVDGDAQRISQMVWLLFLKIFDDKEKEWKLTLKDYKSPLASRFQWSNWASNSEGMTGEELIDFVNNNLFPALKKLATQAGVSAQGRVVGSVFEDAYNYMKSGTLLRQVINTIEEDLDFNNSTDRHLFNDIYEKILADLQSAGNAGEYYTPRAVTQFMVDIIDPKLGESILDPACGTGGFLTTSIEHLKKQVKSPKDKQVLQTTIHGVEKKPLPHMLALTNMMLHGIEVPTNILHDNTLSRPLKDYSPKDRVDIIITNPPFGGMEEDGIENNFPKKYQTRETADLFMALIMHLLKHDTGRAAVVLPDGFLFGEGTKTNLKRELLEEFNLHTIVRLPKGVFSPYTGINTNLLFIEKGGPTKQVWFFEHPYPSGYKSYSRSKPLTIAEFDLEKKWWNKRKETEFAWKVSAKDIAARNYNLDFKNPHVVDVVHRDPEELAREYEEISADLNKVRDKLKQELMLALGNQ
- a CDS encoding RNA-binding domain-containing protein, with product MESNRIEYKRELNDSLEKVVISFLNSKDGGILYLGIDDKTHQALGLSQFDETQLKVKDRLKNNILPSILGLFDLIHESRDGLDVLKINVASGPEKPYYLKKAGLSEAGCFIRVGNATESMPTRMIEELLKKRLNPSLTKIRSPRQDLRFEQLKIYYQEHKLTLGDQFLSNLELLDEDGKLNYAAYLLSDENGNSVQVAKYAGKDRVELIESKEYGRVCLVKTCKMVLDKLELENRIQTEITGKERIDTPLWEIVPLREAIINAIVHNDYAGELVPKFEIFSDRLEITSAGIVSPGKEQDEFFQGYSKPRNKVLMRVFKDLGIVEFLGSGLPRILQTYPREHFHFSANFLRITFPMSEKSSEKSSEKSSEKSSEKSSEKSSEKSSEKSSEKIAKFLRNHPGATISDLASETGLTTRAVEKNLKTLQSEGKIKRIGPDKGGHWEVSP